A genomic window from Luteolibacter sp. LG18 includes:
- a CDS encoding Ig-like domain-containing protein produces MVFGSANAITVSTPVFNPQEADSATKFTVVVSCATSGSVIHYTLNGAEPTIYDPVISSGSTVLIDRDLTLKAKAWVTSDSSATATAGFAVTGAVSAGAVHAQALKSTEAVYAWGSQYYGKLGNNVVTNSNLATPTTPSRSAGNPIADAWAIASGVNQSIILDHSGNPWCYGYGVSGEMGNNDNATQGYAVRVVKSTTAGDWLTGCIGVAAGQFFNGALTSDGKVYTWGSNTGTGRLGGGNPTGSRLYAGLVKKQVSGSPQDLTGITQIDFGDGQGLAKDSNGHLWSWGSNSNGQLGNGGTSGYQVYAAPVLLNSTPTELSDVWDISSGDLHSAVVRWNTSVSGLLGSVWCFGNQASGRLGNGVTTNSDVGYPTQVKIDNAPTYLGSIVRVSAGSSHTLAMDNTGHVWAWGYNGYGALGDGGTANSAFAVKVKKPAVAGPGTTAGDDYLSNVVWISAGGSGNNNFSLAVTKDGTIYAWGIDTSGQMASGSTSSGAHSLPVAVPTLKLLPNFPEISLVSTVNQPNAPGSVSLVATVTDQDGPSDIQKVEFYRNGSLAGTVTASPWTYTLTNVAAGTHHIYAVSTDQAGNTCYSLPSDITINSTNSADTDGDGLPDWWEMQYFGVDSEHLSSVNPDDDTADHDGVSNLDEYRMGTNPTVYNDFGPGTTGYESYGYDDLDRLIQVTGPQPRSYGLDPAGNIESAN; encoded by the coding sequence TTGGTTTTCGGGAGCGCCAATGCGATCACGGTTTCCACCCCGGTCTTCAATCCGCAAGAGGCTGATTCGGCCACGAAATTCACCGTGGTGGTGTCCTGCGCCACCTCGGGATCGGTGATCCACTACACGCTCAACGGCGCGGAACCCACTATCTATGATCCGGTTATATCTTCCGGTTCGACGGTGTTGATTGATCGTGATCTGACATTGAAAGCGAAGGCGTGGGTGACCTCGGATTCGAGCGCCACCGCGACCGCCGGATTCGCGGTGACCGGTGCCGTTTCCGCCGGAGCGGTACACGCCCAAGCATTGAAATCGACTGAAGCGGTTTATGCATGGGGTTCCCAGTATTACGGCAAACTGGGCAACAACGTCGTCACGAATTCGAATCTGGCAACCCCTACAACGCCCTCACGCTCTGCCGGAAATCCGATTGCGGATGCCTGGGCCATCGCCTCGGGCGTCAACCAAAGCATCATTCTGGACCACTCCGGAAATCCCTGGTGCTACGGATATGGCGTATCTGGTGAAATGGGAAACAACGACAACGCCACCCAAGGCTACGCCGTCCGGGTCGTGAAGAGCACAACCGCCGGTGATTGGTTGACCGGATGTATCGGTGTCGCCGCCGGCCAGTTCTTCAACGGAGCCCTGACTTCCGATGGGAAGGTCTATACATGGGGCTCCAATACCGGCACCGGGAGATTGGGCGGCGGGAACCCAACCGGTTCGCGCCTTTATGCCGGACTGGTGAAAAAACAGGTCTCCGGAAGCCCACAGGACCTCACCGGCATTACTCAAATCGATTTCGGTGACGGCCAAGGCTTGGCAAAGGATTCCAACGGCCATCTATGGAGCTGGGGCTCCAACAGCAACGGCCAGCTTGGGAACGGCGGCACCAGCGGCTACCAGGTCTACGCCGCTCCCGTGCTGTTGAACTCAACTCCCACCGAGCTTTCGGACGTTTGGGATATTTCATCAGGGGACCTGCACTCGGCCGTCGTCCGGTGGAACACGTCCGTCTCGGGCCTGCTGGGGAGCGTGTGGTGCTTCGGAAACCAGGCCAGCGGACGTCTCGGCAACGGTGTCACCACGAATTCCGACGTTGGATATCCCACCCAGGTTAAAATCGACAACGCTCCTACCTACCTCGGTAGCATCGTCCGGGTCAGCGCCGGTTCCTCGCATACCCTGGCAATGGACAACACCGGACACGTTTGGGCCTGGGGATACAACGGTTACGGGGCACTTGGGGACGGAGGCACGGCCAACAGCGCTTTCGCCGTCAAGGTCAAGAAGCCCGCTGTCGCGGGCCCTGGCACGACTGCAGGGGACGACTACCTCTCCAACGTGGTGTGGATCTCCGCCGGAGGCTCCGGTAACAACAACTTCAGCCTCGCCGTCACCAAGGACGGAACGATCTACGCATGGGGCATCGACACCTCCGGACAGATGGCGTCCGGAAGCACCTCCAGCGGTGCCCACTCCCTGCCGGTGGCGGTTCCGACCCTCAAACTGCTGCCGAATTTCCCCGAGATCAGCTTGGTTTCCACCGTCAACCAACCGAATGCCCCGGGTTCGGTCAGCCTCGTTGCAACCGTGACCGACCAGGATGGTCCCTCCGACATCCAGAAGGTGGAATTCTACCGCAACGGTTCGCTGGCGGGAACGGTGACCGCGTCTCCATGGACCTACACGCTGACCAATGTTGCGGCAGGCACCCACCACATTTATGCCGTTTCCACGGACCAAGCGGGCAACACCTGCTACTCGCTGCCTTCCGACATCACCATCAATTCCACCAACAGCGCCGACACCGACGGCGACGGGCTGCCCGACTGGTGGGAGATGCAATATTTCGGCGTCGATTCGGAGCATCTCTCAAGCGTCAACCCCGATGATGACACGGCGGATCACGATGGGGTGAGCAACCTCGACGAGTACCGGATGGGAACCAATCCCACGGTCTACAATGACTTCGGCCCCGGGACGACTGGATATGAGTCCTACGGCTACGATGACCTGGACCGCCTGATCCAGGTCACCGGCCCCCAACCGCGGTCCTATGGCCTCGATCCCGCCGGAAACATCGAAAGCGCCAACTGA
- a CDS encoding DUF6531 domain-containing protein, whose translation MGESSPNPAPAIVEIGPELRELANGLRNDPLRIFNYVRNEIESQLYFGLKKGPQVTFHEGSGNDLDKAFLLAALLESAKANDSSANIGTLSFATGWQELPYYTGGLNLPDVCSLWRISGSANPSGTNAGRYLYHPTVPNPTSLASKQLALAANVATDQGYWNASRLVVSNGNIKIRRFWLRMGSQNLDPWSVVYRQAPRRELTESPWAQPDPADLLHGTTAVDDTDPANESTRIGLTWTPTPGDSVATEMPISSSYKYDLCGFLGNRTTLGLQNIKKQENLGKISADNLLGRYKLVKIAYSALPEAGLTSDSSGSLLSAKLAARMEIYLGAGSYTVSGTTTNNTWSVLTPTLNERRVWVEFVGTAAQLNAEGSSVPLSTYTFPTVNTKKVILATKFVLPMSGYPANAEVKADVLVDRSSDSPAVQLRAYHTLFYGFNPKKGTLRYRQEKLDELMHQAERRFPGSVSSDAGILWLQISDLDLRKEIVLEMLNVQGLTWLSQTASARRTLGDVFDANLEKSFSLGRMSQNNAYFVDAFLQLTAASSRLGQYQGAGGEIAASMASMLVESGLEHSLIEQVGKVNTSNGKDKPPYGKSTVNQLGYNTVPMWVLTQGYIPGTESGFWGGSPNNTHNQRVTLKNDFTARLVAADSAIDNTQQSLWRYPAISLRGYSDQAEAFISMNQIRMSVGDSQGGYSVAGELIDPNLMLKQIVTPAGYNQVRVVPGEVTISEPTCKVVDSHGADPVNLYNGSFDYADVDLKMGSGEFPQGLTFQRYYSSANAHRASAGMGFGWTHNWNLFITETSAADLALGDGSARQMVPFLVTAKTLKEYLIPPAYASAGVADPATLNPVRWHMCVWLGKWAADQLTHNAIVATLGNESETFVLMPDGSYESGSGSGMVLSRDATSREFTLVQKGGNTIVFNPLYSGYYYNQGRASSLTGPDGQTLNFSWNTNGLQKVESTVGGKNRGISFTYATTGSHLMTNAKLYYGTDSVSTLYGYDGNGNLKEQTDPENLTPVQSEYANSNNKTRYYYREDEVSSPSDTFRARMTKVVNPENQVTALNAYDQIGRVSSQYQNGDTASQPWLFFYNGIRNEEQDPANGIKQYLYSDRGQLWGEVDALGYTTTRVFDDEGRIIKETDPAGGWVQTTYDVNSNPILTNRYANSGQTVPWTTAATFDSLSRPLNITDELGRTTTFTYFPGSTSRSAQTMTLDGKTTTYTLMGSGWAKGMPATITDRDGYVTTYTYNEAGWTASIVERNAPAKTFSNYNIFGSPGTTVDENGHTDTATYNNRDQVISATRVDPNNSSYSHVGRTIYDACGRIVREETDTGRSGGKKIVATTYSASDLKLVETSAGGDGVVGTSDDVAQTWTYDARDFLMSETDIYGNTTTHEYFANGKEKKSNLPADPVHGARAHNYLVDNLGRVTDASDVLNRNTHTAYGDHEVFSMSTGGSIRGSRSTATDPMNFNIVRYSVSAPCGLS comes from the coding sequence GTGGGGGAATCTTCTCCGAACCCGGCTCCCGCGATCGTGGAAATCGGCCCTGAACTCCGCGAACTGGCCAACGGTCTGCGGAATGATCCGCTCAGGATCTTCAACTATGTCCGCAACGAGATCGAGTCCCAGCTCTACTTCGGCCTGAAAAAGGGTCCGCAGGTCACCTTTCATGAAGGAAGTGGCAACGATCTCGACAAGGCGTTCCTTCTTGCCGCACTGCTTGAATCGGCGAAAGCCAATGATTCTTCCGCGAACATAGGCACCCTCAGTTTCGCCACAGGATGGCAGGAGCTTCCCTACTACACCGGTGGTCTGAATCTTCCCGACGTGTGTTCCTTGTGGCGGATCTCAGGGAGCGCCAATCCCAGCGGCACTAACGCCGGTCGCTATTTGTATCATCCCACGGTACCGAATCCAACCAGCCTCGCCTCGAAGCAGCTTGCTCTCGCTGCCAACGTTGCGACTGACCAAGGTTATTGGAATGCCTCCCGGCTCGTTGTTTCGAACGGCAATATCAAGATACGCCGCTTCTGGCTCCGCATGGGTTCCCAGAACCTGGACCCGTGGTCGGTGGTCTATCGCCAGGCGCCTCGCAGGGAATTGACCGAGTCACCTTGGGCGCAACCCGACCCGGCAGACCTCTTGCACGGAACCACCGCAGTGGATGACACCGACCCGGCAAACGAATCGACCCGTATCGGTCTCACATGGACCCCGACGCCGGGTGATTCAGTGGCCACCGAAATGCCTATTTCCTCCTCCTACAAATATGATCTCTGCGGCTTTCTCGGAAACAGGACCACCTTGGGCCTGCAGAATATCAAAAAACAGGAGAACCTCGGGAAAATTTCCGCGGACAATCTTCTTGGACGCTACAAACTCGTCAAAATCGCCTATTCGGCTTTGCCTGAAGCGGGGCTGACTTCCGATAGCAGTGGCTCGCTCCTGTCCGCGAAACTGGCCGCCCGCATGGAGATTTATCTGGGGGCGGGAAGCTACACGGTCTCCGGCACCACCACAAACAACACGTGGTCCGTCCTCACTCCGACCCTCAATGAACGGCGTGTATGGGTCGAGTTTGTCGGCACGGCGGCCCAGTTGAATGCGGAAGGATCGAGCGTTCCGCTTTCCACCTACACCTTCCCGACCGTCAACACCAAGAAGGTGATTCTTGCCACGAAGTTCGTCCTGCCGATGTCGGGATACCCTGCGAACGCCGAGGTTAAGGCCGATGTTCTTGTTGACCGCAGCTCCGATTCTCCTGCGGTTCAGCTAAGGGCCTACCATACGCTCTTCTACGGCTTCAATCCCAAGAAGGGCACCCTTCGTTATCGGCAGGAGAAGCTGGATGAACTCATGCATCAAGCGGAGCGCCGCTTTCCGGGCTCGGTTTCGTCCGATGCGGGGATCTTGTGGCTTCAGATTTCGGACCTGGATCTCCGGAAGGAAATCGTTCTCGAAATGCTCAACGTCCAGGGTCTCACCTGGCTTTCCCAGACTGCCTCCGCACGGCGCACTCTCGGCGATGTCTTCGACGCCAACCTTGAGAAATCCTTCTCACTGGGACGGATGAGCCAGAACAACGCCTACTTCGTCGACGCCTTCCTGCAATTGACCGCCGCCAGCAGCAGGCTCGGACAATACCAAGGGGCGGGTGGTGAGATCGCCGCGTCCATGGCCTCCATGCTCGTGGAGAGCGGTCTGGAGCACAGCTTGATCGAACAGGTGGGTAAGGTAAACACAAGTAACGGCAAGGACAAGCCTCCGTATGGAAAGTCCACCGTCAATCAACTCGGCTACAACACCGTTCCGATGTGGGTGTTGACCCAAGGATACATCCCCGGAACCGAGTCGGGCTTCTGGGGTGGATCGCCCAACAATACCCACAACCAGCGGGTAACTCTGAAGAACGATTTCACCGCCAGGCTGGTTGCTGCCGATAGCGCGATCGACAACACCCAACAGTCCCTCTGGAGATATCCCGCCATCTCCCTGCGAGGCTATAGCGACCAAGCCGAGGCGTTCATCTCCATGAACCAGATCCGGATGTCGGTGGGAGACAGCCAGGGTGGCTACTCTGTCGCCGGTGAGCTCATCGACCCGAATCTGATGTTGAAGCAGATCGTGACTCCCGCTGGCTACAACCAGGTCAGGGTTGTGCCCGGAGAGGTCACCATCAGCGAACCGACCTGCAAGGTCGTGGACAGCCATGGTGCGGATCCCGTCAACCTTTACAACGGCAGCTTCGATTATGCGGACGTCGACTTGAAAATGGGGAGCGGCGAATTCCCGCAGGGCCTCACGTTCCAGCGCTATTACTCTTCCGCGAACGCCCACCGTGCATCCGCCGGCATGGGCTTCGGATGGACGCACAATTGGAACCTGTTCATTACGGAAACCTCCGCCGCCGACCTTGCTCTTGGTGATGGTTCCGCCCGCCAGATGGTTCCATTCCTGGTAACGGCAAAAACCCTGAAGGAGTATCTCATCCCTCCTGCCTACGCCAGCGCCGGCGTGGCCGATCCTGCCACGCTCAACCCCGTCCGCTGGCACATGTGCGTGTGGTTGGGAAAGTGGGCCGCAGACCAGCTCACGCACAATGCCATCGTCGCTACTCTCGGCAACGAGTCCGAAACCTTCGTCCTCATGCCTGACGGCTCCTACGAGTCCGGCAGCGGATCAGGAATGGTTTTGAGCCGCGACGCCACCAGCCGGGAATTCACCTTGGTCCAAAAGGGCGGGAACACGATCGTCTTCAATCCCTTGTATTCGGGCTATTACTACAATCAGGGGCGTGCTAGCTCGCTGACCGGTCCGGACGGCCAAACCCTCAACTTTTCCTGGAATACGAATGGATTGCAGAAAGTAGAATCCACGGTTGGCGGCAAGAATCGCGGTATTTCTTTCACCTACGCCACCACCGGCTCGCATCTGATGACGAACGCCAAGCTGTATTACGGGACGGATTCCGTGTCCACCCTCTACGGCTATGACGGAAACGGGAACCTCAAGGAGCAGACCGATCCGGAAAACCTCACTCCCGTCCAGTCGGAGTATGCGAACTCCAACAACAAGACCCGCTATTATTATCGGGAGGATGAGGTCTCGTCTCCGTCCGACACGTTCCGGGCCCGGATGACCAAGGTGGTCAATCCCGAGAACCAGGTCACGGCCTTGAATGCCTACGACCAGATCGGGCGGGTCAGCAGCCAGTATCAGAACGGGGATACGGCTAGCCAACCGTGGCTCTTCTTTTACAACGGTATCCGTAACGAAGAGCAGGATCCAGCCAACGGAATCAAGCAGTACCTCTACAGCGATCGAGGCCAATTGTGGGGCGAGGTCGATGCGCTGGGCTACACCACCACCCGCGTCTTCGACGACGAGGGGCGGATCATCAAGGAGACCGATCCCGCGGGGGGCTGGGTGCAAACAACCTACGATGTCAACAGTAACCCCATCCTCACCAACCGCTATGCCAACTCCGGGCAAACGGTTCCCTGGACCACCGCGGCGACATTCGACTCCCTCAGCCGGCCGCTGAACATCACCGACGAGCTGGGACGAACCACGACGTTCACCTACTTCCCCGGCAGCACCAGCCGCTCCGCCCAGACGATGACTCTGGACGGCAAGACCACCACCTACACCTTGATGGGTTCCGGGTGGGCCAAGGGCATGCCCGCGACCATCACCGACCGCGACGGTTATGTGACCACCTACACCTACAATGAAGCCGGTTGGACCGCGTCCATTGTGGAGCGGAACGCCCCGGCCAAGACCTTCAGCAATTACAATATCTTCGGCTCCCCCGGCACGACGGTCGATGAAAACGGCCACACCGATACGGCTACCTACAACAACCGGGACCAGGTGATTTCGGCGACCCGCGTTGACCCGAACAATTCGTCCTACTCGCACGTCGGCCGCACGATCTACGACGCCTGCGGCCGCATCGTCCGGGAGGAAACGGATACCGGTCGCTCCGGTGGCAAGAAAATCGTGGCCACCACCTATTCCGCTTCCGATCTGAAACTTGTGGAAACGTCGGCCGGAGGGGACGGAGTAGTGGGCACGTCAGACGACGTGGCCCAGACGTGGACCTACGATGCACGTGATTTCCTGATGTCCGAAACGGACATCTATGGAAACACCACCACCCACGAATACTTCGCGAACGGCAAGGAGAAGAAGAGCAACCTTCCTGCCGACCCCGTGCATGGTGCCCGTGCGCACAACTACCTGGTCGACAACCTCGGCCGCGTGACCGACGCCTCGGATGTTCTGAACCGGAACACCCACACGGCCTACGGCGATCACGAGGTGTTCTCGATGTCCACCGGGGGAAGCATCCGCGGCTCCCGGTCCACGGCGACGGACCCGATGAACTTCAACATCGTCCGTTACAGCGTAAGCGCTCCATGCGGCCTCTCTTGA
- a CDS encoding IS66 family transposase, protein MTPEREQQPLEENSSLRETLGLLREQNQLQAELIDSQREQLRNQEELIGLLRQKLDLVLRKLFGKSSEALDPAQLELLLGEPPGKAPASPTFGDAPVVEASAASVARPDRKPRRERIPDHLPVVEEVLLPEPVKACPEAWRRIGEERSDQLDYQPGRIFIRRLIRPTYVRVADRDAAPVTAKLPPRLQDGLTATPALIAHALVSKYCDHLPFYRQEQILARRHGVAIGRNTLCRWAELAAFWLKPLYRHIHEDLLAGDYLQADETPVKYLAPGTGKTGLGYLWTLHRPGGDVLYQWRTSRGSACLNDLLVGFSGILQSDGYRAYDTYAARHPEITQAACWAHARRKFHEAYQSGQTLAAGPLKAIGGLYAIEKELRQTRAGPEERAAIRREQSIPILEGFRLDLQRLRANVSVLPKSPLGRAIDYTLALWQKLETFVRHGKAEIDTNLTENAIRPTAVGKKNWMFVGGEDTGDRSAILYTLIESAKRHGHEPYAYLRDVLERLPGMKASEIDALLPKNWQPTNEVLVPIQAAS, encoded by the coding sequence ATGACACCCGAGCGCGAACAACAGCCACTTGAGGAAAACTCCTCCCTGCGGGAGACCCTCGGGCTGTTGCGCGAGCAGAATCAGCTCCAGGCCGAGCTGATCGACAGCCAGCGCGAGCAGCTCCGCAACCAGGAGGAACTCATCGGCCTTTTGCGCCAGAAGCTTGACCTGGTGTTGCGCAAACTCTTCGGCAAGAGCAGCGAGGCGCTCGACCCGGCCCAGCTCGAACTCCTGCTGGGTGAACCGCCGGGAAAAGCCCCGGCCTCCCCGACCTTCGGCGACGCACCGGTGGTGGAGGCCAGCGCAGCAAGCGTCGCCCGTCCTGATCGCAAGCCGCGCCGCGAGCGCATCCCCGACCATCTGCCCGTTGTCGAGGAAGTGCTGCTGCCCGAGCCGGTCAAAGCCTGCCCGGAAGCTTGGCGCAGGATTGGAGAGGAACGCAGCGACCAACTCGACTACCAGCCCGGCCGGATCTTCATCCGCCGCCTGATCCGGCCCACCTACGTCCGTGTCGCCGACCGCGATGCGGCCCCCGTCACCGCCAAACTCCCGCCGCGGCTTCAGGACGGCCTCACGGCCACGCCGGCGCTCATCGCCCACGCCCTCGTCTCGAAATACTGCGACCACTTGCCGTTCTACCGTCAGGAACAGATCCTCGCCCGTCGACATGGCGTCGCCATCGGGCGCAACACGCTGTGTCGCTGGGCGGAACTCGCCGCCTTCTGGCTCAAGCCGCTCTACCGGCACATCCATGAAGACCTGCTCGCGGGCGATTACCTCCAGGCCGACGAGACACCGGTCAAATACCTCGCCCCCGGCACCGGCAAAACCGGTCTCGGCTATCTTTGGACCCTGCACCGCCCTGGCGGCGATGTCCTCTACCAGTGGCGCACCAGCCGCGGCAGCGCTTGCCTGAATGATCTGCTCGTCGGGTTCAGCGGCATCCTCCAGAGCGACGGGTATCGCGCCTACGACACCTACGCCGCCCGGCATCCGGAGATCACGCAGGCCGCCTGTTGGGCCCACGCCCGGCGCAAGTTCCACGAAGCGTATCAAAGCGGGCAGACCCTCGCGGCCGGACCGCTCAAAGCCATCGGCGGCCTCTACGCCATCGAAAAGGAACTACGCCAAACCCGGGCAGGGCCAGAGGAACGGGCTGCCATACGTCGGGAGCAAAGCATCCCGATCCTCGAAGGCTTCCGCCTCGACCTGCAGCGGCTGCGTGCCAACGTGTCCGTGTTGCCGAAGAGTCCGCTGGGACGAGCCATCGATTACACCCTCGCGCTGTGGCAGAAGCTCGAAACCTTCGTCCGCCACGGAAAAGCGGAAATCGACACCAACCTCACCGAGAACGCGATCCGTCCGACGGCGGTGGGCAAGAAGAACTGGATGTTCGTCGGAGGCGAGGACACCGGGGACCGCAGCGCCATCCTCTACACGCTCATCGAGAGCGCGAAGCGACACGGCCACGAACCGTATGCCTACCTGCGGGACGTTCTCGAACGCCTGCCCGGGATGAAGGCCTCGGAAATCGACGCCTTGCTCCCGAAGAACTGGCAGCCTACGAACGAGGTGCTCGTGCCGATCCAAGCTGCGTCCTGA
- the tnpB gene encoding IS66 family insertion sequence element accessory protein TnpB (TnpB, as the term is used for proteins encoded by IS66 family insertion elements, is considered an accessory protein, since TnpC, encoded by a neighboring gene, is a DDE family transposase.): protein MLTLSGSLRVFLALEPCDMRKSFDSLHALVTGQLGEDPRSGAVFVFSNRSRNRIKLLHWDGTGLWVHAKRLEKGTFSWPKPSDGRGGKLKLAPEALAMLTDGIDLKGARMRPWYERE, encoded by the coding sequence GTGCTGACTCTCTCCGGCAGCCTGCGCGTCTTCCTGGCGCTGGAGCCGTGCGACATGAGGAAGTCCTTCGACAGCCTCCACGCGCTGGTCACAGGCCAGCTCGGCGAGGACCCGCGCAGCGGAGCGGTCTTCGTCTTCTCGAACCGCTCGCGCAATCGCATCAAGCTCCTCCATTGGGATGGCACCGGCCTGTGGGTTCACGCCAAACGGCTTGAAAAGGGTACCTTCTCGTGGCCGAAGCCGTCGGATGGCCGCGGAGGCAAGCTCAAGCTCGCCCCGGAGGCCCTTGCCATGCTCACCGACGGTATCGACCTGAAGGGAGCGCGGATGCGTCCGTGGTATGAGCGGGAGTGA